From the Manihot esculenta cultivar AM560-2 chromosome 3, M.esculenta_v8, whole genome shotgun sequence genome, one window contains:
- the LOC110611310 gene encoding LOW QUALITY PROTEIN: autophagy-related protein 18f (The sequence of the model RefSeq protein was modified relative to this genomic sequence to represent the inferred CDS: inserted 2 bases in 1 codon): MLKAGLGDLGILAIWXFCCLCFLALTIMRNSSGAQQQQQQKRPNNGFLPSSFRTISSYLRIVSSGASTVARSAASVAQSIVDRNGDGNNDQVNWAGFDKLEDEGDVIRRVLLLGCRSGFQVWDVEEADNVCDLVSRRDGPVSFLQMVPKPIASKRSADKFADSRPLLVVCTDVTLSGGSTFQDGLTTPYNGSTPDPHDLGNVSFVPTIVRFYSLRSQSYVHVLKLRSAVYSVRCSSRIVAISQAAQIHCFDVATLEREYTILTNPIVTGYPCPGGTVYGPLAVGPRWLAYSGSPIAVSNSGRVSPQHLTPSASFSGFNSNGSLVAHYAKESSKQLAAGIVTLGDMGYKKLSRYYSELLPDSSGSLQSGSPGRKVNGSVNGHLLDADNIGMVVVRDIVSKCVIAQFRAHTSPISVLCFDPSGTLLITASVHGHNINVFKIMPGLLGSTVTGDAGTSYAHLYRLQRGFTNAVIRDIGFSDDSNWIVISSSRGTNHLFAINPFGGSVNFQTSDASHTSKNSGLGVMMKSSVRWPPNLGLQMHEQQSICAPGPPVTLSVISRIRNGSNCWRDTVTGAAVAAAGRSASLSGAIASAFHNFKDNNDLYADGATLKTKYDLLVFSPSGCMIQYVLRLSMGMDATTVVSGLGTAHESVPESDGRLAVEAIRKWNICQKLNRREQEDNVDIYGENGTSDSNKIYPEGKTKGNFLHPEGRGAITKAKISLEEKHHLYISEAELQMHLPRIPLWAKPEICFQLMMAEEIKMNGETGIQGEIELERIPTRLIEVRSKDLVPVVDYLQHARVPALGSNFKGRQHHQRSVPSESGRLSLRSSPGALDCMIDYAAVATPKHQNGVEEIGWNGPRMPVESMGFVNGSNSPKTDTWLENVNNTESLRTEAQLKFVNSNNSGPNAENHFEDEGDEFD; the protein is encoded by the exons ATGCTTAAAGCGggacttggagatttggggattCTAGCGATTTG TTTTTGTTGCCTCTGTTTTTTGGCCCTTACTATCATGAGGAATAGTAGTGGTGCACAACAGCAACAGCAGCAGAAGAGACCCAACAATGGGTTTTTACCAAGCTCCTTTCGGACGATTTCGAGCTATTTGAGGATTGTTTCGTCCGGGGCGTCTACGGTGGCGAGGTCTGCTGCCTCTGTCGCTCAATCCATTGTTGATAGAAATGGTGATGGCAACAATGATCAG GTCAATTGGGCCGGGTTTGACAAGTTAGAAGATGAGGGTGATGTGATTCGGCGAGTTCTTCTCCTGGGTTGTCGGTCTGGTTTCCAGGTTTGGGATGTTGAGGAAGCTGATAACGTTTGTGACCTTGTTTCTAGACGTGATGGCCCTGTTTCATTCTTGCAAATGGTACCAAAACCAATAGCATCAAAGAGGTCAGCCGACAAGTTTGCAGACAGCCGACCTCTTTTGGTAGTTTGTACTGATGTGACCCTTTCTGGAGGTAGCACCTTTCAAGATGGGTTAACTACACCATACAATGGGAGCACCCCTGACCCCCATGATCTGGGTAATGTTAGTTTTGTGCCCACCATCGTTCGGTTTTATTCCCTGAGATCCCAATCTTATGTACATGTGCTGAAGCTCAGATCAGCTGTTTATTCTGTGAGGTGCAGCTCTCGAATTGTTGCTATTTCTCAAGCAGCTCAG ATACACTGTTTTGATGTGGCGACACTGGAGAGAGAATATACTATTCTTACAAATCCTATAGTCACTGGTTATCCTTGTCCTGGAGGTACAGTCTATGGTCCTCTTGCAGTTGGTCCCAGATGGCTGGCTTATAGCGGAAGTCCAATTGCAGTTTCCAATTCTGGACGTGTAAGCCCACAGCATCTAACACCTTCTGCAAGCTTTTCTGGTTTCAATTCAAATGGCAGTTTGGTTGCACATTATGCAAAAGAATCAAGCAAGCAACTTGCTGCTGGAATTGTGACACTAGGTGACATGGGATATAAGAAGTTGTCCAGGTATTACTCAGAGCTTCTACCCGATTCCAGTGGTTCCCTTCAATCAGGGAGTCCTGGCCGGAAAGTCAATGGTTCTGTCAATGGCCATTTGCTTGATGCAGATAACATTGGGATG GTTGTTGTCAGGGATATTGTCAGTAAATGTGTCATTGCCCAATTTAGAGCACACACAAGTCCTATTTCAGTGTTATGCTTCGATCCTAGTGGGACCCTTTTAATTACTGCATCAGTTCACGGCCACAATATAAATGTTTTCAAAATAATGCCTGGACTCCTGGGAAGCACTGTCACAGGTGATGCTGGTACATCTTATGCACATCTTTACAGGCTGCAACGTGGATTTACTAATGCA GTTATACGAGACATTGGTTTCAGTGATGACAGCAACTGGATTGTGATAAGCTCCTCAAGGGGGACCAACCATTTATTTGCTATTAATCCCTTTGGAGGGTCAGTGAACTTTCAAACTTCAGATGCTAGCCACACCAGTAAAAATAGTGGACTAGGTGTAATGATGAAGTCATCTGTTCGTTGGCCACCTAACTTGGGCTTACAAATGCATGAACAACAGAGCATTTGCGCACCTGGTCCCCCTGTTACTCTCTCTGTTATCAGCAGAATAAGGAATGGATCTAATTGCTGGAGGGATACAGTTACTGGTGCTGCAGTGGCTGCAGCAGGAAGGTCAGCTTCCCTTTCAGGTGCTATTGCTTCCGCTTTTCATAACTTCAAAGATAACAATGATTTATATGCGGATGGTGCCACTTTGAAGACAAAGTACGACCTTCTGGTTTTCTCGCCTTCAGGCTGTATGATACAGTATGTCTTGCGATTATCAATGGGTATGGATGCAACAACTGTTGTTTCTGGATTAGGAACAGCTCATGAATCTGTTCCAGAAAGTGATGGAAGATTAGCAGTTGAGGCAATTCGTAAGTGGAATATTTGTCAGAAACTAAACCGAAGAGAGCAAGAGGATAATGTTGACATATATGGTGAGAATGGGACTTCAGACAGCAATAAGATATATCCTGAAGGCAAAACAAAGGGAAATTTTCTTCATCCTGAAGGTAGGGGTGCAATTACAAAAGCGAAAATCAGCCTTGAGGAAAAGCATCATTTGTATATTTCAGAAGCTGAACTACAAATGCATCTACCTCGTATTCCATTATGGGCTAAACCTGAG ATATGCTTTCAATTGATGATGGCGGAGGAGATAAAAATGAATGGAGAAACTGGAATTCAAGGGGAAATTGAGCTTGAAAGGATTCCAACTCGTTTGATTGAAGTGAGGTCAAAGGATTTAGTTCCAGTTGTTGACTATCTTCAACATGCAAG GGTTCCTGCCTTAGGCAGTAACTTTAAGGGGCGTCAGCACCATCAAAGGTCTGTGCCGTCTGAAAGTGGCAGGCTTTCACTTAGGAGCAGCCCTGGCGCCCTTGACTGCATGATTGATTACGCAGCTGTTGCCActcccaaacatcagaatgggGTTGAAGAAATTGGATGGAATGGTCCTAGGATGCCTGTAGAATCTATGGGCTTTGTAAATGGAAGTAACAGCCCTAAAACAGATACTTGGCTTGAGAATGTAAATAATACAGAGAGCTTAAGAACAGAAGCTCAACTCAAGTTTGTAAATAGTAACAATTCGGGCCCAAACGCGGAGAATCATTTTGAAGATGAGGGTGATGAGTTTGATTAG
- the LOC110610748 gene encoding uncharacterized protein LOC110610748, with product MASTFLPSLSQPNPLFTNQNLSQFSINPSIIIIQNPQKTHFFSIKCTSTSSPEPTINEEDPQNPTPYSTTLNNSETLPIEKRRRSEILRERKLKQELTKAEPPNFEIGWKRTKQIEVEKPKGYVIMDFLGKLEELMGKEFGSTALLAKAGEIVAERAREEAEVLRDEGEVEERMVTELFRVLKLMEMDLAMVKAAVKEETLGERLEQAKARCRQAILVANSF from the coding sequence ATGGCTTCCACTTTCCTTCCATCTCTTTCTCAACCAAATCCACTCTTCACAAACCAGAACTTATCTCAATTCTCCATAAACCCATCAATTATAATCATCCAAAACCCACAAAAAACCCATTTCTTCTCCATCAAATGCACTTCAACCTCATCCCCAGAACCCACCATTAATGAAGAGGACCCCCAAAACCCTACTCCTTACTCCACCACCTTGAACAACTCAGAAACCTTACCTattgaaaagagaagaagatctGAAATACTGAGAGAAAGAAAGTTAAAACAAGAACTTACAAAAGCTGAGCCGCCGAATTTTGAGATAGGGTGGAAAAGGACTAAACAGATTGAGGTTGAGAAGCCAAAAGGGTATGTGATAATGGATTTCTTGGGGAAGTTGGAGGAGCTGATGGGAAAAGAGTTTGGTTCAACAGCTCTTTTAGCTAAGGCTGGAGAAATAGTAGCAGAGAGAGCAAGAGAAGAGGCAGAGGTGTTGAGAGATGAAGGGGAAGTAGAGGAGAGAATGGTTACAGAGTTGTTTAGGGTTTTGAAGTTGATGGAAATGGACTTGGCTATGGTTAAAGCTGCTGTTAAAGAAGAGACTCTTGGTGAGAGGCTTGAGCAGGCCAAGGCTAGATGCAGGCAAGCTATACTTGTTGCTAATTCCTTttaa